The Arachis duranensis cultivar V14167 chromosome 2, aradu.V14167.gnm2.J7QH, whole genome shotgun sequence genome has a window encoding:
- the LOC107475421 gene encoding F-box/LRR-repeat protein 3, whose protein sequence is MKKQKLLHPTMDHGRNNPFDALSEELIFIILDFLENQPSSLKSFALVCRSFHSLESRHRRNLRPLRSDHHNLTRLLTRYPNLSNLDLTLCPRVTDPTLNSLAGACGHALRRLDLSRSRFFTAAGLTSVVVNCPNLAELDLSNATELRDAAAAAVARAKNLEKLWLARCKLVTDMGIGCIAVGCRKLKLISLKWCVGVGDLGVELLAIKCKDLQSLDLSYLPITDKCLQSIFKLQHLEDLVLEGCYGIDDDSLADDVFKQGCRTLKKLDIKGCQNISHVGLAKLTSISGCMEQLILADGSPVTVALADGLSKLSMLQSIVLDGCLVTCAGLRAIGNLCISLRELSLSKCMGVTDEALSFLVSKHRDLRKLDITCCRKITDVSIASIANSCTNLTSLRMESCTLVSQEAFILIGQKCHSLQELDLTDNEIDDEGLKSISRCSRLSVLKVGICLNITDRGLAYVGMCCSNLKELDLYRSTGITDLGISAIAHGCPRLETINAAYCTSISDSALISLSKCPNLKTLEIRGCVLVTSLGLTVIAMSCRQLRRVDIKKCYNIDDSGMIQLAHFSQNLRQINLSYSSVTDVGLLSLASISSLQSFVLLHQQGLAPGGLAAALLTCGGLTKVKLHSSTRFMLPEQLIKHIEARGCVFEWRDKVFQAELDPKCWKLQVEDIMPHDFH, encoded by the exons atgaagaagcaGAAACTACTCCACCCAACTATGGACCACGGTAGAAACAACCCCTTCGATGCGTTATCGGAAGAACTCATCTTCATAATCCTCGATTTCCTCGAAAACCAACCATCTTCGCTCAAATCGTTCGCTCTTGTTTGCCGCTCTTTCCACTCACTTGAATCCCGCCACCGCCGCAACCTCCGACCACTGCGCTCCGACCACCACAACCTCACGCGCCTCCTCACGCGCTACCCGAACCTCTCCAACCTCGACCTAACCCTCTGCCCGCGCGTCACTGATCCGACGCTCAACTCGCTAGCCGGCGCGTGCGGCCACGCGCTCCGCCGACTGGATCTCTCCAGGTCGAGATTCTTCACCGCCGCGGGGCTGACGAGCGTGGTTGTCAACTGCCCGAACTTGGCGGAGCTGGATTTGTCGAACGCGACGGAACTGAGGGACgcggcggcggcggcggtgGCGCGTGCGAAGAATTTAGAGAAGCTGTGGCTGGCTAGGTGTAAGCTCGTTACGGACATGGGGATCGGGTGTATAGCGGTGGGTTGCAGGAAGCTGAAGTTGATAAGCTTGAAATGGTGCGTTGGTGTTGGTGATTTGGGGGTTGAGTTGCTTGCGATCAAGTGCAAGGACCTTCAGAGTTTGGATCTGTCCTATTTGCCT ATCACAGACAAATGCCTGCAATCAATATTTAAGTTGCAACATCTTGAAGATTTGGTCCTTGAAGGATGCTATGGCATTGATGATGACAGCCTTGCAGACGATGTCTTCAAACAAGGGTGCAGGACGCTAAAG AAACTTGATATCAAAGGTTGTCAAAATATTAGTCATGTTGGTCTGGCCAAGTTAACAAGTATTTCTGGATGCATGGAGCAACTCATCCTGGCAGATGGCTCTCCT GTGACTGTTGCTCTTGCTGATGGTTTGAGTAAACTCTCCATGTTGCAATCAATTGTATTAGACGGCTGCCTGGTTACCTGTGCTGGATTAAGGGCCATTGGAAATTTGTGCATTTCACTTCGGGAACTAAGTCTAAGCAAATGCATGGGAGTGACGGATGAAGCTCTATCATTTCTCGTGTCTAAACACAGAGATTTGAGGAAGCTTGATATCACGTGCTGCCGCAAGATAACTGACGTCTCCATTGCCAGCATTGCGAATTCTTGCACTAATCTCACATCTCTCAGAATGGAGTCGTGCACTCTAGTTTCACAAGAAGCATTTATCTTGATTGGACAGAAGTGCCATTCACTTCAGGAGCTTGACCTAACAGATAATGAAATTGACGATGAAGGTCTTAAGTCCATTTCTCGTTGTTCAAGACTCTCCGTCCTGAAAGTAGGAATTTGCTTGAACATAACGGACAGAGGACTTGCCTATGTCGGCATGTGCTGCTCAAATTTAAAGGAGCTGGATCTCTACAG gTCCACAGGAATAACAGATTTGGGCATTTCAGCAATTGCTCACGGTTGCCCTCGCCTTGAGACAATAAATGCAGCCTATTGTACTAGTATCAGTGATAGTGCATTGATCTCCTTGTCTAAATGTCCGAATTTGAAGACCCTTGAAATTCGTGGATGTGTTCTTGTTACATCGCTAGGTCTAACAGTTATTGCAATGAGTTGCAGACAACTACGCCGGGTAGACATCAAGAAGTGTTACAACATTGATGATAGCGGGATGATTCAGCTGGCTCATTTCTCCCAAAATCTAAGACAG ATTAATTTGTCGTATAGTTCGGTTACAGATGTCGGGCTGCTGTCACTTGCTAGTATCAGTTCCCTACAAAGTTTTGTCCTGCTTCACCAGCAGGGCCTGGCTCCAGGAGGACTTGCTGCGGCCCTGTTGACATGCGGAGGGCTCACAAAAGTGAAGCTCCATAGTTCGACAAGATTTATGCTACCAGAGCAGCTTATTAAACACATAGAAGCACGAGGTTGTGTGTTTGAATGGAGAGACAAAGTATTTCAG GCCGAATTGGATCCCAAGTGTTGGAAATTACAGGTAGAAGATATAATGCCACATGATTTTCACTGA